One genomic region from Nitrospinaceae bacterium encodes:
- the hemC gene encoding hydroxymethylbilane synthase — protein sequence MIEKLRLGTRGSALALAQSRQMAARIKNENPGLEVEEIIIRTRGDEILDAALHEVGGKGLFVTEIEEQLLDGRIDLAVHSLKDLPGDLPAGLKLGAVPEREEPWDVLVSRGGESIRGLPPGSRVGTSSLRRQAQLKRYRNDLDVVDLRGNVDTRLRKVSEGEVAGAILAAAGLNRLGHGERVTERLAPELMLPAVGQGALGLEVREGDSGTMAALAGLDHEPTRQAVAAERSVMAYLEGGCQVPLAAFAEFRGDVLHLRGIVASLDGQRVIQAEQECAPEEGIVAGEMLARQLLELGGGKILQEIRNV from the coding sequence ATGATAGAAAAGCTTCGCCTCGGTACTCGTGGAAGTGCTCTTGCACTCGCCCAATCGAGGCAAATGGCCGCTCGAATTAAGAATGAAAATCCAGGTCTTGAAGTAGAGGAGATTATCATCCGTACACGGGGAGATGAAATCCTCGATGCTGCACTTCATGAGGTTGGCGGTAAAGGATTGTTTGTCACGGAAATAGAAGAGCAGCTTCTCGATGGCCGAATTGATCTTGCCGTCCACAGCTTGAAGGATCTTCCTGGTGATCTTCCTGCCGGTTTGAAACTCGGAGCAGTTCCTGAGCGAGAGGAGCCTTGGGATGTGCTTGTCTCCCGTGGTGGCGAGTCTATACGTGGTCTGCCCCCTGGGAGCCGTGTTGGAACGAGTAGCCTTCGCCGCCAGGCGCAACTCAAGCGATATCGAAATGACCTTGATGTGGTCGATCTTAGGGGGAATGTCGATACCCGTCTTCGTAAGGTGTCCGAGGGTGAGGTTGCTGGAGCTATTCTTGCAGCGGCGGGTTTGAATCGGCTAGGGCATGGAGAGCGTGTGACTGAACGCCTCGCGCCCGAGTTGATGCTTCCCGCTGTCGGACAAGGTGCTCTTGGCCTTGAGGTGAGAGAGGGCGATTCGGGTACAATGGCGGCGCTTGCGGGGCTTGACCATGAGCCCACTCGCCAGGCAGTGGCAGCGGAGCGTAGTGTCATGGCGTATCTTGAAGGGGGGTGCCAGGTGCCACTAGCCGCATTCGCCGAATTCAGGGGCGATGTATTGCACCTAAGAGGTATTGTTGCGAGCCTTGATGGTCAACGAGTGATTCAAGCCGAACAAGAGTGTGCACCAGAGGAAGGTATTGTCGCGGGAGAGATGTTGGCTCGCCAGCTTTTAGAGTTGGGCGGAGGAAAAATTCTCCAGGAGATTCGGAATGTATGA
- a CDS encoding HemD protein yields MYETGVVYLAGTGIGDPSMLTVRCLEVLERAEVIIFESSLSDDIQELFPVGCERISLEPGDGSASSVLVDRAEEGKSVVRLYWGDPYNWGGSVDEAKALTREGIPFEVVPGMMPPLAAATFAGIPLKANSEAGGITVLRYPLLDGVRLRDSACCQLASEGGTLVFMTNSDSIVGLRSELIAGGVSASVPVAIVEGGGAPSQRVIESVLGSVPDASEVGIPAAPCVVIVGEVARLRWELNWFEGRPLHGRRILITRPREQADRFARVLDELGVDSIVAPTIRIMPPDDWGPLDAAISELDSYDWVIFTSANGVRFFAERLLSSGLDSRSFAKGVKILAIGPATAHALEDVLRLKADGVPETYVAEGILEMMSNEALSGKRVLIPRALEAREILPDTLSERGAVVNVPPAYQTLLADVSDVERIREAIASGRIEMVTFTSSSTVRNFAEMLGEDFIEASMGRVLIASIGPVTSETAREVGLEPHVEAEVSTIPGLARAIVDFYRFNPSVDWSNPAPWVGIH; encoded by the coding sequence ATGTATGAGACCGGTGTTGTTTATTTGGCGGGTACCGGCATCGGTGATCCGTCCATGCTCACCGTTCGCTGTCTAGAAGTGCTGGAGCGTGCCGAAGTAATAATTTTCGAATCCAGTCTATCTGACGACATTCAGGAACTCTTCCCCGTTGGTTGTGAGCGCATCTCCCTTGAGCCAGGAGACGGCAGTGCGAGCAGCGTTCTTGTGGATCGCGCCGAGGAAGGCAAGTCAGTTGTGCGACTTTATTGGGGTGATCCCTATAATTGGGGGGGGAGCGTTGATGAGGCTAAGGCGTTGACCCGCGAAGGAATCCCTTTCGAGGTTGTTCCGGGAATGATGCCTCCTCTAGCCGCTGCCACTTTTGCAGGTATACCACTTAAAGCAAATTCGGAGGCTGGCGGGATCACCGTTTTAAGATATCCGCTGCTCGATGGTGTCCGTTTGCGAGATAGCGCTTGTTGTCAATTGGCGAGTGAGGGCGGCACCCTTGTCTTTATGACGAATTCTGATTCAATTGTTGGTCTTAGATCTGAACTGATTGCGGGAGGTGTTTCAGCCTCTGTTCCTGTTGCTATTGTTGAGGGGGGAGGTGCGCCCTCGCAGCGTGTGATCGAATCTGTTCTTGGGTCTGTGCCGGATGCCAGCGAAGTGGGTATTCCTGCAGCACCTTGTGTTGTCATAGTGGGGGAGGTGGCTCGTCTCCGGTGGGAACTCAACTGGTTTGAGGGAAGGCCTTTGCACGGGCGACGCATTCTAATTACTCGTCCGAGGGAGCAGGCGGATCGTTTCGCCCGAGTGCTGGACGAATTGGGGGTCGATTCGATTGTTGCACCGACGATTCGAATCATGCCCCCTGATGATTGGGGTCCTCTTGACGCTGCGATTAGCGAACTCGATTCTTATGATTGGGTGATTTTTACGAGTGCGAACGGTGTGCGATTCTTTGCAGAGCGACTTCTGTCGTCGGGTCTGGATTCGAGGTCGTTTGCAAAAGGTGTGAAGATCCTAGCCATAGGCCCCGCAACTGCACACGCGCTTGAGGATGTTCTCCGCCTCAAGGCGGATGGGGTTCCAGAAACCTATGTTGCGGAAGGAATTTTGGAGATGATGTCGAACGAGGCGCTTTCTGGTAAACGGGTGCTTATTCCTAGAGCGCTGGAGGCAAGGGAAATTTTGCCCGATACCCTCTCCGAGCGGGGTGCCGTGGTTAATGTGCCACCTGCCTACCAGACCCTTTTAGCAGATGTCTCTGATGTCGAGCGTATCCGTGAGGCAATTGCTTCGGGTCGAATTGAAATGGTGACGTTCACAAGTTCTTCAACTGTACGCAATTTTGCCGAAATGCTCGGTGAGGATTTTATCGAGGCATCGATGGGGCGTGTGTTGATCGCCTCTATCGGTCCAGTCACAAGCGAAACGGCTCGTGAGGTGGGGCTTGAGCCCCATGTCGAGGCCGAGGTTTCGACTATTCCGGGGTTGGCCCGTGCAATAGTGGATTTTTACCGATTCAATCCGTCTGTGGACTGGAGTAACCCCGCCCCCTGGGTGGGAATTCATTAG
- the hemB gene encoding porphobilinogen synthase: protein MADSNSLLAGVREEVSRRTRRTRETATLRRMVRETHFTVDNLIYPMFVVEGNGVKLEISSMPGQYQFSVDELVKECAEVVALKIPGVILFGIPDKKDDVASEAYHSNGVVQEAVRALKSAYPELCVITDVCLCEYMDHGHCGIVEGDKILNDPSLELLERTAVSHAEAGADMIAPSDMMDGRIGAIRGALDQAGFQQIPIMAYSAKFASCFYGPFRLAAESAPSFGDRSSYQMDPANAREAMREVDFDLEEGADIVMVKPALTYLDLIARTRDRVNVPVAAYNTSGEFAMVVGASQQGWIDAERAFMEVLTSIRRAGADLILTYFAKDAARRLAGDAKTPLSWM from the coding sequence TTGGCAGATTCCAACTCCCTTCTCGCAGGTGTGCGCGAAGAAGTCTCTCGCCGCACGAGGCGTACGCGTGAGACGGCAACGCTTCGGCGGATGGTCAGAGAGACCCATTTCACCGTTGATAATTTGATTTATCCTATGTTCGTGGTCGAAGGCAATGGTGTGAAGCTAGAGATATCCTCAATGCCTGGCCAGTACCAGTTTTCAGTGGATGAATTGGTGAAAGAGTGTGCTGAGGTGGTGGCGCTGAAAATTCCGGGCGTCATACTTTTCGGAATTCCTGACAAAAAGGACGATGTCGCCTCCGAGGCCTACCATAGTAATGGAGTCGTTCAGGAAGCCGTGCGAGCCCTTAAGTCGGCATATCCCGAATTGTGTGTAATCACAGACGTCTGCCTGTGTGAGTACATGGACCATGGTCATTGCGGAATTGTTGAGGGCGACAAAATTCTCAATGATCCAAGCCTTGAGCTTCTTGAGCGGACGGCGGTGAGCCATGCAGAGGCCGGAGCCGACATGATTGCTCCCTCGGACATGATGGACGGGCGCATCGGTGCGATTAGAGGCGCTCTCGATCAGGCAGGGTTCCAGCAGATACCTATCATGGCGTATTCGGCCAAATTCGCGAGCTGTTTTTATGGACCCTTTCGATTGGCGGCAGAGAGTGCTCCGTCTTTTGGCGACCGAAGTTCTTATCAAATGGACCCGGCAAACGCTAGAGAGGCTATGCGCGAAGTGGATTTTGACCTCGAGGAGGGCGCAGATATTGTAATGGTGAAGCCGGCACTCACCTATCTTGACTTGATTGCTCGGACGAGGGACCGTGTGAACGTGCCGGTTGCCGCCTACAATACCTCGGGCGAGTTCGCTATGGTGGTGGGCGCCTCCCAGCAGGGTTGGATTGACGCAGAAAGGGCCTTTATGGAAGTTCTAACCTCGATCCGTCGGGCGGGGGCCGATCTGATTCTTACCTATTTCGCGAAAGATGCGGCTCGGCGGCTTGCCGGAGATGCGAAAACACCGCTTAGTTGGATGTAA
- a CDS encoding acetyl-CoA C-acetyltransferase, with protein MPDQEIVILGGARTPFGTFLGTLKDLTATELGTIAAKAAMERSGVEPGMIDHTIVGNVIQSASDGVYIGRHVALAAGVPQDKPGYCVNRMCASGFQAVLSGAKEILTGDADFVLAVGAENMSLTPHIIRNSRTGIGLFQNTMEDALQNALSDKQANIAMGITAENLAEKYDLHREVVDEFAALSQARATEAWDSGRLAEECVPVEVKQRKKVISFERDEHIRSDSTAEKLSGLRPVFKEGGVVTAGNSSGINDGAAAMVVSSREAADKHGLKPIGRLVSWGVSGCDPKIMGIGPAESSRIALKKAGLELDDMDLIEINEAFSAQYLAVEKELGLDREKTNVNGGAIALGHPVGASGARLTLTTLLELKRRGGKYGLAGACIGGGMGLSLIVEAL; from the coding sequence ATGCCTGATCAGGAGATAGTTATTCTCGGCGGGGCGCGTACTCCGTTTGGAACTTTTCTTGGAACACTTAAGGACCTGACGGCTACCGAGTTGGGAACAATTGCCGCTAAGGCAGCGATGGAGCGCTCGGGAGTTGAGCCCGGGATGATCGATCACACAATTGTGGGAAACGTGATTCAATCTGCCTCGGATGGGGTCTATATCGGTCGCCATGTGGCGCTTGCGGCGGGTGTTCCTCAGGATAAGCCGGGCTATTGTGTCAATCGAATGTGTGCCTCGGGCTTTCAGGCAGTCTTGAGTGGAGCCAAGGAGATTTTGACTGGAGACGCTGATTTTGTCCTCGCCGTAGGGGCCGAGAATATGAGCCTCACGCCTCACATTATTAGGAACTCTCGAACCGGCATCGGGTTGTTTCAAAACACGATGGAAGATGCTCTCCAGAATGCTTTGAGTGACAAGCAAGCCAATATTGCCATGGGTATCACGGCCGAGAATCTGGCGGAAAAATACGATTTACACAGAGAGGTGGTGGATGAATTCGCCGCGTTAAGCCAAGCGCGGGCCACCGAGGCCTGGGATAGCGGTCGCCTCGCTGAGGAATGTGTGCCCGTTGAGGTCAAGCAGCGAAAAAAGGTCATCAGCTTTGAGCGCGACGAGCATATTCGGTCCGATTCCACGGCAGAGAAACTCTCTGGTTTGCGCCCAGTTTTTAAGGAGGGAGGCGTTGTCACAGCTGGCAACTCTAGCGGCATCAACGATGGCGCTGCTGCGATGGTTGTCTCCTCGAGGGAGGCTGCCGATAAACATGGGCTCAAGCCCATCGGGCGCCTCGTCTCATGGGGGGTATCGGGTTGTGACCCCAAAATCATGGGTATCGGTCCTGCCGAGAGCAGTCGAATTGCACTTAAAAAGGCAGGGCTCGAGCTTGATGATATGGATTTGATTGAAATTAACGAGGCCTTCTCGGCGCAGTATCTGGCCGTCGAAAAAGAACTTGGCCTCGACAGAGAGAAGACCAACGTCAATGGCGGGGCCATAGCCCTGGGCCATCCGGTGGGAGCAAGTGGTGCGCGCCTCACGCTGACGACGCTGCTCGAACTCAAGCGCAGGGGGGGCAAGTATGGTCTCGCCGGTGCATGTATTGGAGGCGGCATGGGCCTTTCGCTCATCGTCGAGGCCCTCTAG